One window from the genome of Bartonella sp. WD16.2 encodes:
- a CDS encoding FAD-binding protein, which yields MNQPPIIIGAGIAGLSSALALAKKGIASTLIEKCKQLDSVGAGIQLTPNATRILTRWGVLKKIIESDLKPHFLELKDGISLKTHFHVDLINLSEKRWKAPYITIYRADLQKALYNAVLENPLITCKLGENIVSLPTYTTTHSVNIETIKTEELTKIQQHQFYSTSLLIGCDGVWSKLRQLAPFHEKADFSGLIAWRATETFKNLPKNFRSLLQNTKTIAAWMGPKNHLVVYPIQSAKIFNFVAITHGDNSQKEWNQKGNKEKLKALFSNWNPKIIELFDHIDNWNYWPLFQMNHNRFIGLKQQVFVGDCAHAALPFAAQGAAMAIEDAATLAEVLSINDFSLTEAISLYEKIRKPRVTAIKKRGDFNKLVYHATGPLAIARNFMMKIRSSENIISGLDWLYTYDAMNLAENNI from the coding sequence ATTAATCAACCGCCAATCATTATCGGAGCGGGAATTGCTGGTTTAAGCTCTGCTTTAGCACTTGCCAAAAAGGGAATTGCAAGCACTCTTATTGAAAAATGTAAACAACTCGACAGTGTAGGCGCTGGCATTCAACTTACCCCAAATGCAACACGTATTCTTACCCGTTGGGGAGTTCTAAAAAAAATAATAGAATCAGACCTTAAACCGCATTTTCTTGAGTTAAAAGACGGTATATCGTTAAAAACGCATTTTCATGTTGATCTTATCAATTTATCTGAAAAACGTTGGAAAGCTCCTTATATTACGATTTATCGAGCTGATTTACAAAAAGCTTTATATAATGCTGTTCTTGAGAACCCTCTTATCACATGTAAATTAGGTGAAAATATCGTATCATTACCTACTTACACTACAACCCACAGTGTTAATATAGAAACTATAAAAACAGAAGAATTAACTAAAATACAACAACACCAATTTTATTCTACATCACTTCTTATTGGATGTGATGGTGTTTGGTCGAAGCTACGCCAACTTGCCCCTTTTCATGAAAAAGCAGATTTTAGCGGTTTAATTGCTTGGCGTGCAACAGAAACATTCAAAAATCTTCCCAAAAACTTTCGTTCTTTATTGCAAAATACAAAAACAATTGCTGCCTGGATGGGACCTAAAAACCATCTTGTTGTCTATCCCATTCAATCAGCAAAAATTTTTAACTTTGTAGCTATCACTCATGGAGACAATTCACAAAAAGAATGGAATCAAAAAGGAAATAAAGAAAAGCTCAAAGCCCTTTTCAGTAACTGGAATCCTAAAATCATCGAACTGTTTGACCATATTGATAACTGGAACTATTGGCCACTGTTTCAAATGAATCATAACCGTTTTATAGGTTTAAAACAGCAAGTATTTGTTGGTGACTGTGCACACGCGGCCTTACCTTTTGCAGCACAAGGTGCTGCTATGGCGATAGAAGATGCCGCTACATTAGCAGAAGTGCTCTCAATCAATGATTTTTCACTCACTGAAGCTATTTCACTTTATGAAAAAATACGCAAACCTCGCGTTACAGCCATAAAAAAACGTGGAGATTTTAATAAACTAGTTTACCATGCAACTGGTCCCCTAGCGATTGCACGTAACTTTATGATGAAAATTCGTTCATCAGAAAATATTATATCTGGCCTTGATTGGCTTTACACTTATGATGCTATGAATCTGGCAGAAAATAATATTTAA
- a CDS encoding zinc-finger domain-containing protein, whose protein sequence is MSDHNILYFQNDRGYKIIEIGVKEFMCVGATEPFDHPHIFIDMGADDEKICPYCSTLYRYNHSLPFNQTNPIGCIYPVNNPL, encoded by the coding sequence ATGTCCGACCACAATATTCTCTATTTTCAAAATGACCGTGGATATAAAATAATTGAAATTGGTGTAAAAGAATTCATGTGTGTAGGTGCTACAGAACCATTTGACCATCCTCATATTTTTATCGATATGGGAGCAGATGATGAAAAAATTTGCCCCTATTGTTCAACACTTTACCGTTATAACCACTCATTGCCGTTCAATCAAACAAATCCAATAGGGTGCATATATCCCGTAAATAATCCGCTATAA
- the dnaE gene encoding DNA polymerase III subunit alpha, with amino-acid sequence MPAKKGKILNSKNSLPRFIHLRVHSAYSLLEGALKIRQIIQHAISDHAPAIAITDTNNLFGALEFSQYCFTDGIQPIIGCQLAIDFDHENYDPRLTKPRTPSDFASIVLFAASEAGYTHLIRLVSHAYLDKSDTDLPHIRADWLLSQNEGIIALTGGWSGPINLALTENKKERAIEHLTYLKEIFGDRLYVELQRHNSYNRKVEAALVELAYAHEIPLVATNEAFFLNKEGYEAHDALMAVAEGQIVSNPNRRRVTPDHYLKSQDEMVSLFSDLPEALENSVEIALRCHAFVPTRKPILPRFTERSVDPDSALEDEAKELLNQAKAGLKMRLETIGLAEGYTVEDYEQRLDYEISVITRMRFPGYFLIVSDFIKWAKGNDIPVGPGRGSGAGSLVAYALTITDVDPLRFSLLFERFLNPDRISMPDFDIDFCQDRREEVIQYVQEKYGRDQVAQIITFGKLQARAVLRDVGRVLEVPYRQVDYLSKLVPAMPGSNVELAVAIRDEPKFKEEKKKNPVIGRMLDIALQLEGLYRHASTHAAGIVIGDRPLSELVPMYRDPRSDMPVTQFNMKCVEQAGLVKFDFLGLKTLTVLKMATDFVARKDVKIDLSNISLNDETTYTMLARGETVGVFQVESSGMRKALIGMKPDRIEDIIALVALYRPGPMENIPTYNARKHGKEEIASIHPKIDHLVKETQGVIVYQEQVMQIAQVLSGYSLGEADLLRRAMGKKIHKEMQKQRTRFVSGAVDGGIDKNQAEVIFDLLAKFADYGFNKSHAAAYAIVSYQTAYMKAHYPVEFLAASMTCDMTNTDKLNDFRREALRLGIKVIAPCVQTSCRVFEIGEKCIYYSLAAIKGIGDLVVDHIVACRGDKPFKDLEDFCERIDPRIVNKRAMESLIYAGALDCFQVAREVLLASLGTLNARAIRILDNNSSGQTDIFGMIGGPKEPLILSQASPWSLAEKLHYEFQVIGFYFSAHPLDEYQAILMKKRVQIWSDFSDAVKKGATAARLAGTVVAKQIRKTKSGKKMGVIQFSDTSGHYEAVIFSEGLSIYEDMLEPGKSFIVTVIAEDRSEGIGLRIETIQSLEKESIRDRKTMRLFVKSVDILPQVEQHLKSGGNGEVAFILIQENGLREVEVMLSKRYKVNLQVANAIKAIHGVINVELS; translated from the coding sequence ATGCCAGCAAAAAAAGGAAAAATACTAAACAGTAAAAATTCTCTTCCTCGCTTTATTCATTTGAGGGTGCATTCAGCTTATTCACTTCTTGAAGGAGCTTTGAAAATCAGGCAAATTATTCAACATGCAATTTCTGATCATGCACCGGCAATAGCTATTACAGATACGAATAATTTGTTTGGCGCTTTAGAGTTCTCTCAGTATTGTTTTACAGATGGTATTCAACCTATTATTGGTTGTCAGCTTGCGATTGATTTTGACCATGAGAATTATGATCCACGTTTAACTAAACCACGTACCCCTTCTGATTTTGCTTCTATCGTGTTATTTGCTGCTAGCGAAGCAGGCTATACTCATTTGATTCGCCTTGTTAGTCACGCTTACCTTGATAAGAGTGATACGGATCTTCCTCATATTAGGGCTGATTGGCTATTATCACAAAATGAAGGAATTATTGCTTTAACTGGGGGGTGGAGTGGCCCCATTAATTTGGCTTTAACAGAAAATAAAAAAGAACGAGCTATTGAGCATTTAACTTATTTGAAAGAAATTTTTGGTGATCGTCTTTATGTTGAATTACAACGACATAATTCTTACAATCGAAAAGTTGAAGCTGCGCTTGTTGAATTAGCTTATGCGCATGAAATTCCTCTTGTTGCAACTAATGAGGCTTTTTTTCTAAATAAAGAAGGGTACGAAGCTCATGATGCATTGATGGCGGTGGCAGAAGGGCAGATCGTCTCTAATCCAAATCGCAGACGTGTGACGCCAGATCATTATTTGAAATCACAAGATGAAATGGTTTCATTATTTTCTGATCTTCCAGAAGCTTTAGAAAATAGCGTTGAGATTGCATTACGTTGTCATGCTTTTGTACCAACTCGAAAACCTATTTTACCTCGTTTTACAGAGCGATCCGTGGATCCAGATTCTGCTTTAGAGGACGAAGCTAAGGAGTTGTTAAATCAGGCTAAAGCTGGTTTAAAAATGCGTCTTGAAACAATTGGTTTGGCTGAAGGTTATACAGTTGAAGATTATGAGCAACGACTGGATTATGAAATTTCAGTTATCACACGTATGCGATTTCCTGGTTATTTTCTTATTGTTTCGGATTTTATAAAATGGGCAAAAGGCAATGATATCCCTGTCGGTCCAGGGCGTGGCTCTGGCGCCGGTTCACTTGTTGCCTATGCCTTAACTATCACTGATGTTGATCCCTTGCGTTTTTCTCTCTTGTTTGAGCGTTTTCTCAATCCAGATCGTATTTCTATGCCGGATTTTGATATCGATTTTTGTCAGGATCGGCGGGAAGAGGTTATTCAATACGTTCAGGAAAAATATGGACGTGATCAAGTGGCTCAAATTATTACATTTGGTAAATTACAGGCACGTGCGGTATTACGTGATGTTGGACGTGTTTTGGAAGTGCCATATCGTCAGGTTGATTACCTTAGCAAATTAGTTCCTGCTATGCCTGGCAGTAATGTTGAGTTGGCAGTGGCTATTCGAGATGAACCTAAATTTAAAGAAGAAAAGAAAAAGAATCCTGTCATTGGACGCATGTTGGATATAGCACTTCAGCTTGAGGGGCTTTACCGCCATGCATCAACTCATGCAGCAGGAATTGTTATTGGTGATCGACCGTTGTCAGAGCTCGTACCAATGTATCGCGATCCACGTTCTGATATGCCAGTTACCCAATTTAACATGAAATGTGTTGAGCAAGCTGGTTTGGTAAAGTTTGATTTTCTTGGTTTAAAAACGCTCACTGTTTTAAAAATGGCCACGGATTTTGTTGCACGAAAAGATGTAAAGATAGATTTGTCGAATATCTCTCTTAATGATGAAACGACTTATACTATGTTAGCACGTGGTGAGACAGTTGGTGTATTTCAAGTTGAAAGTTCTGGTATGCGTAAGGCACTTATCGGGATGAAGCCAGACCGCATTGAAGATATTATTGCGCTTGTAGCGCTTTATCGTCCTGGTCCAATGGAGAATATTCCAACATATAATGCACGCAAACATGGGAAAGAGGAAATTGCTTCTATTCACCCTAAAATAGATCATCTGGTTAAAGAGACACAAGGCGTTATTGTTTATCAAGAACAAGTTATGCAGATTGCACAGGTACTTTCTGGTTATTCTCTTGGAGAAGCGGATTTATTGCGCCGAGCTATGGGTAAAAAGATCCACAAGGAAATGCAAAAACAGCGGACACGTTTTGTAAGTGGCGCTGTTGATGGTGGTATTGATAAAAATCAAGCTGAAGTTATTTTCGATCTTTTAGCAAAATTTGCGGACTATGGTTTTAATAAATCACATGCTGCCGCTTATGCCATTGTTTCATATCAGACAGCATATATGAAAGCACATTATCCAGTTGAATTTTTAGCTGCTTCCATGACATGTGATATGACAAATACGGATAAGTTGAATGATTTTCGACGCGAAGCGTTAAGGCTAGGAATTAAAGTTATTGCACCTTGTGTGCAAACATCGTGTCGTGTTTTTGAAATAGGTGAAAAGTGTATTTATTATTCCCTTGCGGCTATTAAAGGTATTGGAGATTTAGTAGTTGATCATATTGTCGCTTGTCGGGGAGATAAGCCTTTTAAAGATCTGGAAGATTTTTGTGAGCGTATTGATCCTCGTATTGTTAATAAACGTGCGATGGAAAGTTTGATTTATGCAGGTGCTCTTGATTGTTTTCAGGTTGCACGTGAGGTTTTACTGGCAAGTCTTGGAACTCTTAATGCACGTGCTATTCGTATTCTTGATAATAATTCTAGTGGGCAGACTGATATATTTGGAATGATAGGTGGGCCGAAAGAGCCTTTGATTTTATCGCAAGCATCTCCATGGTCTTTGGCTGAAAAACTTCATTATGAATTTCAAGTAATAGGTTTTTATTTTTCTGCTCATCCTTTGGATGAGTATCAGGCTATTCTTATGAAAAAACGCGTTCAAATTTGGAGTGATTTTTCTGATGCAGTTAAAAAAGGAGCAACTGCTGCTCGACTTGCTGGAACTGTTGTGGCAAAACAAATTCGCAAAACAAAATCTGGTAAAAAGATGGGGGTTATTCAGTTTTCTGATACAAGTGGGCACTATGAGGCAGTTATATTTTCTGAGGGGCTTTCTATTTACGAGGATATGTTAGAACCGGGAAAGTCTTTTATTGTTACAGTGATTGCAGAAGATCGCTCTGAAGGAATTGGTTTACGTATTGAAACTATTCAGTCCTTAGAAAAAGAATCAATACGGGATCGTAAAACAATGCGCCTTTTTGTAAAATCAGTAGACATTCTTCCACAAGTTGAGCAGCATTTAAAATCTGGTGGCAATGGGGAAGTGGCATTTATTTTGATTCAAGAAAATGGGTTACGAGAAGTTGAAGTTATGCTTTCAAAACGATATAAAGTAAATTTGCAAGTGGCGAATGCTATAAAAGCAATTCATGGTGTGATCAACGTAGAGTTGAGTTAG